One genomic region from Quercus robur chromosome 4, dhQueRobu3.1, whole genome shotgun sequence encodes:
- the LOC126723682 gene encoding putative disease resistance protein At3g14460 — translation MEVNNLLCTFKCLRALSLCLYGLLAVLPDSVGNLKHLRYLNLNGTEIKGLPDSVCGLYNLQTLLLRNCYCLKELPTNMGRLVNLRHLDIRGTDLKGMPIHMGKLRSLQNLSTFYVGKGERSGSNIKELGELPHLSGSLCISKLENVYQTRDAKEVNLKDKKGLSELELKWERDHENYDSERERDVLEQLCPHTNLKSLSIIFYYGAEYPSWLGACSFSNMVSLKLKDCRYCSSLPPLGQLTALKELSIEGLNGVSCVDSEFYGDGSCATNKPFKSLEKLTFRRMLGWKEWFIFEGEDEGGVFPTLRELRIIECPKLTGNLPSLLPSLSVIEIEDCPQLVASLPSPSALHELALTNCDEVVLKELSPKLQSLGIGGCHVTLLEGGLHTTLKTLHINGVLQLPGSHYYPSIESLKVNKGPGSLWSLPLEFFPKLKSIEISNSDNLESLSASDKSLLDLTSLTKLTIYECPNFVSFPSGGLCAPNLTEISISHCEKLKSLAEGMHTLLPSLLYLELRDCPELESFPEGGLPSNLQILQIGLCDKLFLRRMEWGLQSLHSLREIIIRYYAREVGSFPEEALLPPSLIRLSITFPHLTSLNGRGFQHLTLLKQLEIWCCNNLQRLPEEGFPASLSFLDIWDCTLLKKRYRRKNGKEWRKISHIPIIMIDNEVIT, via the coding sequence ATGGAGGTAAACAATTTGTTGTGCACATTTAAGTGTTTACGAGCATTATCATTGTGTCTCTATGGATTATTAGCTGTGTTACCTGATTCTGTTGGAAATTTGAAACATCTTCGCTATTTGAATCTTAATGGCACCGAAATCAAAGGCTTGCCTGATTCTGTGTGTGGTTTGTATAATCTGCAAACCTTGTTATTGAGGAATTGTTATTGCCTCAAAGAGTTGCCAACCAACATGGGAAGACTTGTAAACTTACGTCACCTAGATATAAGAGGGACCGATTTGAAAGGGATGCCAATACACATGGGTAAATTGAGAAGTCTCCAAAATTTAAGTACTTTTTATGTGGGAAAAGGAGAACGTAGTGGGAGTAACATTAAAGAGTTGGGAGAGCTTCCACATCTTTCTGGATCGTTGTGTATATCAAAATTGGAAAACGTTTATCAAACAAGAGATGCAAAGGAGGTTAATTTGAAGGATAAGAAGGGCTTGTCAGAGTTGGAGTTGAAATGGGAAAGAGATCATGAGAACTATGATTCAGAACGTGAAAGAGATGTGCTTGAGCAGTTGTGTCCTCATACGAACTTGAAATCTCTCTCCATCATATTTTATTATGGTGCAGAATATCCAAGTTGGTTAGGAGCATGTTCATTCTCTAATATGGTGTCCCTAAAGCTTAAAGATTGTAGATACTGTTCCTCCTTGCCTCCACTTGGGCAGTTAACTGCCCTTAAGGAACTCTCAATTGAAGGTTTGAATGGAGTATCATGTGTGGATAGTGAGTTCTACGGGGATGGCTCTTGTGCAACTAATAAGCCATTCAAATCCCTAGAAAAATTAACATTTAGAAGGATGCTAGGGTGGAAGGAATGGTTTATATTTGAAGGTGAAGATGAAGGCGGAGTTTTCCCAACCCTCCGAGAGCTTCGCATTATCGAATGTCCCAAGCTTACAGGAAATCTGCCCAGTTTACTTCCTTCTTTAAGTGTAATTGAAATTGAAGATTGCCCCCAACTTGTTGCTTCACTTCCTAGTCCTTCGGCTCTCCATGAATTGGCCTTGACGAATTGTGATGAGGTGGTGTTGAAGGAATTATCACCTAAGCTACAAAGTCTTGGAATTGGAGGATGCCACGTGACTCTCCTTGAGGGTGGTCTACACACTACTTTAAAAACACTTCATATCAATGGAGTACTTCAGTTGCCTGGGAGTCATTACTATCCATCAATTGAGAGCTTGAAGGTAAATAAAGGTCCTGGTTCACTTTGGTCTTTACCATTAGAgtttttcccaaaactcaaATCTATCGAAATTTCGAATTCTGATAATCTTGAATCTCTTTCGGCATCAGATAAATCTCTCTTGGATCTAACTTCTCTCACTAAATTGACCATCTATGAGTGCCCTAATTTTGTATCCTTTCCCAGCGGGGGATTGTGCGCCCCAAATTTGACAGAGATTTCTATTTCTCACTGTGAAAAGTTAAAGTCACTTGCTGAAGGTATGCACACCCTCCTCCCATCTCTTCTATATTTGGAGTTGAGGGACTGTCCAGAACTGGAATCATTTCCTGAAGGGGGTTTGCCCTCCAATTTACAAATACTTCAAATCGGTCTCTGCGACAAACTCTTTCTCAGACGCATGGAGTGGGGTTTACAGAGTCTTCACTCTCTCAGAGAAATTATTATTCGGTATTACGCCAGAGAAGTGGGTTCCTTTCCGGAGGAGGCGTTGTTGCCCCCTTCTCTTATCCGCCTCAGCATTACATTTCCACATCTGACATCACTCAATGGTAGGGGGTTTCAACACCTTACCTTGCTTAAACAGTTGGAGATTTGGTGCTGCAATAACCTCCAGCGCTTACCAGAAGAGGGCTTTCCCGCCTCCCTTTCATTTCTAGATATTTGGGATTGCACTTTGCTAAAAAAGCGGTATCGGagaaagaatggaaaagaatggcgCAAAATTTCTCATATACCCATCATAATGATTGACAATGAAGTCATCACATAA
- the LOC126723685 gene encoding putative disease resistance RPP13-like protein 1, whose protein sequence is MAEVFLGQALATSIIKVALGRLASPEVIDYFKRRKLDDELLRKLKVMLLSAESVLIDAEEKQFTNPAVKNWLDELKDVVYVADDLLDEIATEALRSKSEAEFQTRTRKVWRFVSTSVNSFDKKIQSKLKNILSILQIIIEQKNVHNLKEVAGGVPLPPRQLTTSCPEEYGVYGRDIDKEEIFKKLQLDNANGDEICVVPIVGMGGVGKTTLARLVYNDNRVKENFDLKAWVCVSDTFDSFRIAKTIFEELSLPNCDIHSLNLLQIRIRESLKGKRFLLVLDDVWNESYIAWDEFLTMFRCEAKEIKIIITTRSEIVASIVHPISIHHLMQLSEEECWLLFAKHAFKNGKLSENSDIEQIGREIVRKCKGLPLAAKALGGMLQSKQDLRGWNHILESDIWDLPEGESSILPALRLSYNYLPSHLKRCFTYCSIFPKDYEFSKEELVLLWMAEDLLLKPKGNESMEEIGEQYFNELISRSFFQRSNNDEPCFIMHDLFNDLAKFIFGEFCFRLEIDNSCEITKKCVICHIFQLNLMSLRNLRCLMKPRIYEPSWD, encoded by the coding sequence ATGGCTGAAGTCTTCCTGGGACAAGCACTTGCCACTTCAATCATTAAGGTGGCACTTGGTAGATTGGCCTCTCCTGAGGTCATAGACTACTTCAAGAGAAGGAAACTTGACGATGAATTGCTACGAAAGTTGAAGGTTATGCTATTATCTGCTGAATCAGTGCTCATTGATGCAGAGGAGAAGCAATTTACAAACCCAGCTGTGAAAAATTGGCTGGACGAGCTTAAAGATGTTGTTTATGTTGCAGATGACCTTCTGGATGAGATTGCCACTGAAGCCTTACGATCCAAGTCAGAAGCTGAATTTCAAACTCGCACCAGGAAGGTATGGCGCTTCGTCTCTACTTCTGTTAATTCATTTGACAAAAAGATACAGTCAAAGCTAAAAAACATTCTAAGTATATTACAAATAATCATAGAACAAAAGAATGTCCATAATCTGAAAGAGGTTGCCGGTGGAGTACCATTACCACCACGACAATTAACAACTTCTTGTCCTGAAGAATATGGTGTGTATGGTAGAGATATAGATAAGGAGGAGATATTTAAGAAGTTGCAATTAGATAATGCAAATGGTGATGAGATATGTGTTGTTCCTATAGTGGGCATGGGTGGGGTTGGTAAAACAACCCTTGCTCGGCTTGTATATAATGACAACCGAGTAAAGGAGAATTTTGATCTCAAagcatgggtttgtgtttcagACACATTTGATAGTTTTAGAATAGCAAAAACTATTTTTGAAGAGCTCTCTCTGCCTAACTGTGACATTCATAGCTTGAATTTGTTACAAATTAGAATAAGAGAGAGCTTAAAGGGAAAGAGGTTTCTCCTTGTTTTAGATGATGTTTGGAATGAGAGTTATATTGCTTGGGATGAGTTCCTTACGATGTTTAGATGTGAGGCAAAAGAGATCAAAATCATTATTACAACACGTAGTGAAATTGTTGCGTCAATTGTGCACCCAATTTCAATTCATCATCTAATGCAATTGTCTGAAGAAGAATGTTGGTTGCTATTTGCAAAGCATGCatttaaaaatggaaaattgaGTGAAAATTCAGATATAGAACAAATTGGTAGAGAAATTGTTCGCAAGTGTAAAGGCTTGCCTTTAGCTGCAAAAGCACTTGGGGGTATGTTGCAGTCTAAACAAGACCTAAGAGGGTGGAATCATATTTTGGAGAGTGATATATGGGATCTACCAGAAGGTGAAAGTTCTATCCTTCCAGCTCTAAGATTGAGCTACAACTATCTCCCATCACATTTGAAACGATGCTTTACTTATTGCTCAATCTTTCCAAAGGATTATGAATTTTCAAAGGAGGAGTTAGTCTTGTTATGGATGGCAGAAGATTTATTGTTGAAACCCAAGGGAAATGAAAGTATGGAAGAAATAGGTGAACAATACTTTAATGAGCTAATATCGAGGTCATTTTTTCAACGATCAAATAATGATGAACCATGTTTCATAATGCATGACCTTTTTAATGACTTagcaaaatttatatttggaGAATTTTGTTTTAGGCTGGAGATTGATAATTCATgtgaaattacaaaaaaatgcGTCATTTGTCATATTTTCCAACTAAATTTGATGTCCCTAAGAAATTTGAGGTGTCTTATGAAGCCAAGAATTTACGAACCTTCTTGGGACTAA